The following are from one region of the Methyloversatilis discipulorum genome:
- a CDS encoding disulfide bond formation protein B, with the protein MTPIARTRIYFLLSYFCFGLLAFALWLQHVERLAPCPLCILQRYAFFGAGVFFLLSGLFGGALARSGLWVSALIAAAGAAVAGRHVYVLYNPSVSCGLDPVEDFVNSLPPAQWFPQAFFADGACGAKLPPIFGLDIPEWSLLWLCVLAVVAVLLSLRRG; encoded by the coding sequence ATGACCCCGATTGCCCGTACGCGCATCTACTTCCTGCTGTCCTACTTCTGTTTCGGCCTGCTCGCCTTCGCGCTGTGGCTGCAGCACGTCGAGCGTCTGGCGCCCTGCCCGCTGTGCATCCTGCAGCGCTACGCCTTCTTCGGCGCCGGCGTGTTCTTCCTGCTGAGCGGCCTGTTCGGCGGGGCGCTGGCGCGCAGCGGACTGTGGGTGTCGGCGCTGATCGCCGCCGCTGGCGCGGCGGTGGCCGGGCGTCACGTCTATGTGCTGTACAACCCGTCGGTCAGCTGCGGCCTCGATCCGGTCGAGGATTTCGTCAACAGCCTGCCGCCGGCGCAGTGGTTCCCGCAGGCCTTCTTCGCCGACGGCGCATGTGGCGCCAAGCTGCCGCCGATATTCGGCCTCGACATTCCGGAGTGGTCGCTGCTGTGGCTGTGCGTGCTCGCCGTCGTTGCTGTACTGCTCTCGTTGCGCCGCGGCTGA
- a CDS encoding DUF484 family protein, which produces MKADDVARYLQDHPQFFEDYHDLLAHLYVPHPHGGRAISITERQILTLREKAKLLELKLAELLRFGEDNDVISTRVHALSIALMTAGSFDAVMTALREQLSEGFSVPHTALRLWNSVLTRDGDVFEPVEERIRVFANEARQPYCGPVNDLGVVAWFGESAPAVQSMALVPLRRESRVVGLLALGANDAARFVPDMGTLYLERIGELLGAALIRELG; this is translated from the coding sequence ATGAAAGCCGACGACGTCGCGCGTTACCTGCAGGACCATCCGCAGTTCTTCGAGGACTATCACGACCTGCTCGCCCATCTGTATGTGCCGCACCCGCACGGCGGCCGCGCGATCTCGATCACCGAGCGGCAGATCCTGACGCTGCGCGAGAAGGCCAAGCTGCTGGAGCTGAAACTGGCCGAACTGCTGCGTTTCGGCGAGGACAACGACGTCATTTCGACGCGCGTGCATGCGCTGTCCATCGCATTGATGACGGCCGGCAGCTTCGATGCGGTGATGACCGCGCTGCGCGAACAGCTGTCCGAGGGCTTTTCGGTGCCGCACACCGCGCTGCGCCTGTGGAACAGCGTGCTTACCCGCGACGGCGACGTATTCGAGCCGGTCGAGGAGCGCATCCGCGTGTTCGCCAACGAGGCGCGCCAGCCCTACTGCGGCCCGGTGAACGACCTCGGCGTCGTCGCCTGGTTCGGCGAGTCGGCCCCGGCCGTGCAATCGATGGCGCTGGTGCCGCTGCGCCGCGAATCGCGCGTGGTCGGTCTGCTGGCGCTGGGCGCCAACGACGCAGCGCGGTTCGTGCCGGACATGGGCACGCTCTACCTGGAACGCATCGGCGAACTGCTCGGTGCCGCGCTGATCCGCGAGCTGGGCTGA
- a CDS encoding TonB-dependent receptor produces MQIHRFVGGALAAAASVSFSVPVFAQAIQNLPAIVVTGNPLGSDLSDLVSPVSVMDDHDLTLRGASTLGETVGNLPGVSSTWFGPNSSRPVIRGLDGDRVRILGNGGATVDASSLSFDHATTVDPLVIERVEVVRGPAALMYGGNAVGGVVNALDNRIPQSPMNGASGRVDGIVGGADSTRALAGRVEFGKNGLNLHADGFTRSTSDLRIPDGRLRNSAADTEGGGFGASFAGERGYVGASYGVFDSTYGTVAEENITIDMRSERWDLAGELREIDGFITGVKFRAGHTDYKHVELADGSPETRFFSKGTDLRVEAAHAQLGPFRGVVGVQLDSSEFSALGDEAFVPSTNTDTRALFLFEETRVGDLKLTFGGRVERVEVGSDGGGPDDANNPGTPRFDPAQERRFTARSAAFGAVYPLNDTFSVATQLAHTERAPTFYELFANGPHAATGNYEVGNAALDKEQSNSIDAQLRVKRGEHSGSIGVFHSRFRNFIALADTGIRREEDGLIDPAGELPEFAYQAVPAKFYGLEAQAHLLLCRCAGELHLDLQADMVRAANRDTGEPLPRISPMRGMAALNWHREALNLRLEVQGARRQDRVDDLGTPTAGYALVNAFASYGFQAAGVNWEAWLRGNNLFDTEARNHVSFLKGIAPMPGRSIMAGLRATF; encoded by the coding sequence ATGCAGATCCATCGTTTTGTCGGCGGCGCCCTCGCGGCGGCCGCTTCCGTGTCCTTTTCCGTTCCGGTCTTCGCCCAGGCCATCCAGAACCTGCCGGCCATCGTTGTCACCGGCAATCCGCTGGGCAGCGACCTGTCCGACCTGGTCAGCCCGGTGTCGGTGATGGACGACCACGACCTCACGCTGCGCGGTGCCAGCACGCTGGGCGAAACCGTCGGCAACCTGCCGGGCGTCAGTTCGACCTGGTTCGGCCCGAATTCCAGCCGGCCGGTCATCCGCGGCCTCGATGGCGACCGCGTGCGCATCCTCGGCAACGGTGGTGCCACCGTCGATGCGTCCTCGCTGTCCTTCGATCACGCGACCACGGTGGATCCGCTGGTGATCGAGCGGGTCGAGGTGGTGCGTGGCCCGGCAGCGCTGATGTATGGCGGCAACGCGGTCGGCGGCGTCGTGAACGCGCTCGACAACCGCATTCCGCAGTCGCCGATGAACGGCGCCAGCGGCCGCGTCGATGGCATCGTCGGCGGCGCCGACTCGACCCGCGCGCTGGCCGGCCGCGTCGAGTTCGGCAAGAACGGCCTCAACCTGCACGCCGACGGCTTCACCCGCTCGACGTCCGATCTGCGCATCCCCGACGGCCGGCTGCGCAATTCGGCCGCCGACACCGAGGGCGGCGGCTTCGGCGCCTCCTTCGCCGGTGAGCGCGGCTACGTCGGCGCCTCCTACGGCGTATTCGATTCGACCTACGGCACGGTGGCCGAAGAGAACATTACGATAGACATGCGCAGCGAGCGCTGGGACCTCGCCGGCGAACTGCGCGAAATCGACGGCTTCATCACCGGCGTCAAGTTCCGCGCCGGCCATACCGACTACAAGCACGTCGAACTGGCCGACGGGTCGCCCGAAACGCGCTTCTTCAGCAAGGGCACCGACCTGCGGGTCGAGGCGGCCCATGCGCAGCTGGGCCCCTTCCGTGGCGTGGTCGGCGTGCAGCTCGACAGCAGCGAGTTCTCGGCGCTGGGCGACGAAGCCTTCGTGCCCTCGACCAACACCGATACGCGTGCGCTCTTCCTGTTCGAGGAAACCCGCGTCGGTGACCTCAAGCTCACCTTCGGCGGCCGCGTCGAGCGGGTCGAGGTGGGCAGCGACGGCGGCGGCCCGGACGATGCGAACAATCCGGGTACGCCGCGCTTCGATCCGGCGCAGGAGCGGCGTTTCACTGCGCGCAGCGCCGCCTTCGGCGCGGTCTATCCGCTGAACGACACCTTCTCGGTCGCCACCCAGCTGGCGCACACCGAGCGCGCGCCCACCTTCTACGAGCTGTTCGCCAACGGCCCGCACGCAGCGACTGGCAACTACGAGGTCGGCAACGCGGCGCTGGACAAGGAACAGTCGAACTCGATCGACGCCCAGTTGCGCGTCAAGCGCGGCGAGCACAGCGGCAGCATCGGCGTGTTCCACAGCCGCTTCCGCAATTTCATCGCGCTCGCCGATACCGGCATCCGGCGCGAGGAGGATGGCCTGATCGATCCGGCCGGCGAACTGCCCGAGTTCGCCTACCAGGCGGTGCCGGCAAAGTTCTACGGTCTGGAGGCGCAGGCCCATCTGCTGCTGTGCCGCTGCGCCGGCGAACTGCACCTCGACCTGCAGGCCGACATGGTGCGTGCCGCCAACCGCGACACCGGCGAGCCGCTGCCGCGCATTTCGCCGATGCGCGGCATGGCGGCGCTGAACTGGCACCGCGAGGCGCTGAATCTGCGGCTGGAAGTGCAGGGCGCCCGCCGGCAGGACCGGGTCGACGACCTCGGCACGCCGACTGCCGGCTACGCGCTGGTCAATGCCTTCGCCAGCTACGGTTTCCAAGCGGCCGGCGTGAACTGGGAAGCCTGGCTGCGCGGCAACAACCTGTTCGACACCGAGGCGCGCAACCATGTGTCCTTCCTGAAGGGCATCGCACCGATGCCGGGCCGCAGCATCATGGCCGGCCTGCGCGCCACCTTCTGA
- a CDS encoding HesA/MoeB/ThiF family protein, with protein MNDQQLLRYSRHILLDPIGIEGQDRLLASRALIVGAGGLGCPSALYLAAAGVGTLVIADDDDVDLTNLQRQILHREHSVGRAKVESARETLHDINPGTEVIALKKRLAGDELLEQVAAADVVLDCSDNFATRHAINRACVATRTPLVSGAAIRFDGQVSVFDSREPDAPCYHCLFPEGGEVEEVRCAVMGVFAPLTGIIGTVQAAEALKILAQTGRTLAGRLLLLDSLGMEWRSITLPRDPGCAICGEGRSP; from the coding sequence ATGAATGACCAGCAACTGCTGCGCTACAGCCGCCACATCCTGCTCGATCCGATAGGCATCGAGGGACAGGACAGGCTGCTCGCCTCGCGCGCCCTCATCGTCGGCGCCGGCGGCCTCGGCTGCCCGTCGGCGCTCTACCTCGCGGCGGCCGGTGTCGGCACGCTGGTGATCGCCGACGACGACGACGTCGACCTGACCAATCTGCAGCGGCAGATCCTGCATCGCGAACACTCGGTCGGCCGCGCCAAGGTCGAATCGGCGCGCGAAACGCTGCACGACATCAATCCGGGCACCGAGGTGATCGCGCTGAAGAAGCGTCTGGCCGGCGACGAACTGCTGGAACAGGTTGCCGCCGCCGACGTCGTGCTCGATTGCAGCGACAACTTCGCCACCCGCCACGCGATCAACCGCGCCTGCGTGGCCACCCGCACGCCGCTGGTATCGGGCGCGGCCATCCGCTTCGACGGCCAGGTGTCGGTATTCGACAGCCGTGAGCCGGACGCGCCCTGCTACCACTGCCTGTTCCCGGAGGGCGGCGAGGTCGAGGAGGTGCGCTGCGCGGTGATGGGCGTGTTCGCGCCGCTGACCGGCATCATCGGCACCGTGCAGGCGGCCGAGGCGCTGAAGATACTGGCGCAGACCGGCCGCACGCTTGCCGGCCGTCTGCTGCTGCTCGACTCACTCGGCATGGAGTGGCGCAGCATCACGCTGCCGCGCGATCCCGGTTGCGCCATCTGCGGCGAGGGCCGGAGCCCCTAG
- the hslU gene encoding ATP-dependent protease ATPase subunit HslU, which yields MTPSEIVSELDKHIVGQTRAKRSVAVALRNRWRRAQVAEPLRSEITPKNILMIGPTGVGKTEIARRLARLANAPFIKIEATKFTEVGYVGRDVDTIIRDLVEIAIKDLRERAMKAVRTRAEDAAEDRILDVLLPPARPVGFGVDAPAADESGTRQKFRKKLREGELDDKEIDIEVAVAPAAMEILTPPGMEELTGQLQSMFQNIGAQRRRSRKMPIREALRVLTDEEAARLINEDEVKQQALVAVEQNGIVFLDEIDKVASRSDHGGADVSRQGVQRDLLPLVEGTTITTKYGMVKTDHILFIASGAFHLSRPSDLIPELQGRFPIRVELESLSVDDFERILTATDACLTRQYAALLETDGVTLDFAPDGIRRLAEVAWSVNERTENIGARRLHTVMEKLLEEVSFDAGQHARSLTIDAAYVDARLGELAQSEDLARYVL from the coding sequence ATGACCCCTTCCGAAATCGTGTCCGAACTGGACAAGCACATCGTCGGCCAGACGCGCGCCAAGCGCTCGGTGGCCGTCGCGCTGCGCAACCGCTGGCGCCGCGCCCAGGTGGCCGAGCCGCTGCGCAGCGAAATCACGCCGAAGAACATCCTGATGATCGGTCCGACCGGCGTCGGCAAGACCGAGATCGCGCGCCGGCTGGCGCGGCTGGCCAACGCGCCCTTCATCAAGATCGAGGCGACCAAGTTCACCGAAGTGGGCTATGTTGGCCGGGATGTCGACACCATCATCCGCGATCTGGTCGAGATCGCCATCAAGGACCTGCGCGAGCGCGCGATGAAGGCGGTGCGCACGCGCGCCGAGGACGCCGCCGAGGACCGCATTCTCGACGTGCTGCTGCCACCGGCGCGGCCGGTCGGCTTTGGCGTCGATGCACCGGCCGCCGACGAGAGCGGCACGCGGCAGAAATTCCGCAAGAAGCTGCGCGAGGGCGAACTGGACGACAAGGAGATCGACATCGAGGTGGCGGTGGCGCCGGCCGCGATGGAAATCCTGACGCCGCCCGGCATGGAAGAACTGACCGGCCAGCTGCAGTCGATGTTCCAGAACATCGGCGCGCAACGCCGGCGCAGCCGCAAGATGCCGATCCGCGAGGCGCTGCGCGTACTGACCGACGAAGAGGCGGCGCGCCTGATCAACGAGGACGAAGTGAAGCAGCAGGCGCTGGTCGCGGTCGAGCAGAACGGCATCGTGTTCCTCGACGAGATCGACAAGGTGGCTTCGCGTTCGGACCACGGCGGCGCCGATGTTTCGCGCCAGGGCGTGCAACGCGACCTGCTGCCGCTGGTCGAAGGCACGACGATCACGACCAAGTACGGCATGGTGAAGACCGACCACATCCTGTTCATCGCCAGCGGCGCCTTCCACCTGTCGCGGCCGAGCGACCTGATTCCCGAGCTGCAGGGCCGTTTTCCGATCCGCGTGGAGCTGGAGTCGCTGTCGGTCGATGACTTCGAACGCATCCTCACCGCCACCGATGCCTGTCTTACCCGCCAGTACGCGGCGCTGCTGGAAACCGACGGCGTGACGCTGGATTTCGCGCCGGACGGCATCCGCCGGCTGGCCGAAGTGGCGTGGTCGGTCAACGAACGCACCGAGAACATCGGCGCGCGGCGGCTGCACACGGTGATGGAAAAGCTGCTGGAGGAGGTGTCCTTCGACGCTGGCCAGCACGCCCGCTCGCTCACCATAGACGCTGCCTACGTGGACGCCCGGCTGGGCGAACTTGCACAGAGCGAGGATCTCGCGCGCTACGTGCTCTGA
- a CDS encoding STAS domain-containing protein — protein sequence MAFSFFKKTPAPQVETRKPVRPTAPAAGTATASRPPDSMPASDPPSSAGLMSLDFVSRDPLEGARRAGKGELQVQDVSSGLHPVVEEAAMLFANGDDEAALSTLERATFGDLGSSTEQVWAMLFDLCHALGRVDAFEAHALAYAERFERSAPAWPASPSRGATSGPPTLTLAGKLTAASRASIDQIDRLCSKAHVVRVDVARLHDVDEDGARMLLDVLVALRRCGHGVAMLSATVLRDLLAPRIVPGKAEGPAQWLLYLEALQQLGDEANFEEFAIQYAVTFELSPPSWDARWVSSVLAPVAAEPAPVEKNARIALRGEIVGARQDAFAVLQAADLPQGVMKVDCSELCRMDFISAGLLFNVITAVQATGRQPRLVDVRPMVAALLLLIGVAAVAEIQQRRF from the coding sequence GTGGCTTTCTCCTTCTTCAAGAAAACACCTGCGCCGCAGGTCGAAACCCGCAAGCCGGTGCGACCGACCGCACCGGCGGCGGGGACGGCCACCGCGTCGCGCCCGCCCGACAGCATGCCGGCAAGCGATCCGCCGTCGTCTGCCGGCCTGATGTCGCTCGACTTCGTGTCGCGCGATCCGCTGGAGGGCGCCCGCCGCGCCGGCAAGGGCGAGTTGCAGGTGCAGGACGTGTCCAGCGGGCTGCACCCGGTGGTCGAGGAAGCGGCCATGCTGTTCGCCAATGGTGACGACGAGGCCGCGCTGTCCACGCTGGAACGCGCCACCTTCGGCGACCTCGGCAGTTCGACCGAACAGGTGTGGGCCATGCTTTTCGACCTCTGTCACGCGCTTGGTCGTGTTGACGCCTTCGAGGCGCACGCGCTGGCCTACGCCGAGCGCTTCGAACGTTCGGCGCCGGCCTGGCCGGCGTCCCCGTCTCGCGGCGCGACCTCGGGTCCGCCCACACTGACGCTGGCGGGCAAGCTGACCGCGGCCAGCCGCGCCTCCATCGACCAGATCGACCGCCTGTGTTCAAAGGCGCATGTGGTGCGGGTGGATGTCGCCCGTCTGCACGACGTGGACGAGGACGGCGCGCGCATGCTTCTCGACGTGCTGGTTGCGCTGCGCCGCTGCGGCCACGGTGTGGCCATGCTCAGCGCCACCGTGCTGCGCGACCTGCTGGCGCCGCGCATCGTGCCGGGCAAGGCCGAAGGGCCGGCGCAGTGGCTGCTCTACCTGGAAGCGCTGCAGCAACTGGGCGACGAAGCCAACTTCGAGGAATTCGCGATCCAGTACGCGGTCACTTTCGAACTGTCGCCGCCGTCCTGGGACGCCCGCTGGGTGTCGTCGGTGCTCGCGCCTGTCGCGGCCGAACCGGCGCCGGTCGAGAAGAATGCGCGCATCGCGCTGCGCGGCGAGATCGTCGGTGCCCGTCAGGATGCCTTTGCCGTGCTGCAGGCGGCTGACCTGCCGCAGGGGGTCATGAAGGTCGATTGTTCCGAGCTCTGCCGGATGGACTTCATCAGCGCCGGCCTGCTGTTCAATGTGATCACTGCGGTGCAGGCGACCGGCCGCCAGCCCCGTCTGGTCGATGTGCGGCCGATGGTGGCGGCGCTGCTGCTGCTGATCGGTGTCGCCGCCGTGGCGGAAATCCAGCAACGCCGCTTCTAG
- a CDS encoding NAD(P)/FAD-dependent oxidoreductase, with the protein MNNSKKPVIVVVGGGAGGLELVTQLGDRYGAKGQADIVLVDASPIHIWKPHLHEVAAGRMDMHMHRLEYVAQARWHNFEFQMGRMTAIDRSRKTIHIEAVADFDGEPMLPERELHYDYLVIAIGSTVNTFGIPGADEHTMALDTTHDAERFRQKLVAACMRADARAERGEPHEVSIAIIGAGATGVELSAELRHTSKVLRAFGVHSMDPRQDVRITLIEAADRVLPALPARISASAEELLRGMGIDVLKSERVSEVRHDGLATASGHFIRGDLMVWAAGIKAPNMLSGFGGLESNRINQLVVDDHLVTTHDPDIYAFGDCAACQWLGGEGTIPPRAQAAHQQASYLVKIFAMRLEGKGDPGPFRYKDFGSLVSLGKSGATGNLMGGVVGGSMFIEGLVARMMYRSLYQMHQIALHGWIKSSLDAVARFIKQSTEPHVKLH; encoded by the coding sequence ATGAATAATTCCAAGAAACCCGTCATCGTGGTGGTCGGCGGCGGCGCCGGCGGCCTCGAACTGGTCACCCAGCTCGGCGACCGCTATGGCGCCAAAGGGCAGGCCGACATCGTGCTGGTCGATGCTTCGCCCATCCACATCTGGAAACCGCATCTGCACGAAGTCGCCGCCGGGCGCATGGATATGCACATGCACCGTCTGGAGTACGTCGCGCAGGCGCGCTGGCACAACTTCGAGTTCCAGATGGGCCGCATGACGGCCATCGATCGCAGCCGCAAGACCATCCACATCGAGGCGGTGGCCGACTTCGACGGCGAACCGATGCTGCCCGAGCGCGAGCTGCATTACGACTATCTGGTGATCGCCATCGGCAGCACGGTGAACACCTTCGGCATTCCCGGCGCCGACGAACACACGATGGCGCTCGATACCACGCACGACGCCGAGCGCTTCCGGCAGAAGCTGGTCGCCGCCTGCATGCGCGCGGACGCGCGTGCCGAGCGCGGTGAACCGCACGAAGTGTCGATCGCCATCATCGGCGCCGGTGCGACTGGCGTCGAACTGTCGGCCGAGTTGCGCCACACCAGCAAGGTGCTGCGCGCGTTCGGCGTGCACAGCATGGACCCGCGCCAGGACGTGCGCATCACGCTGATCGAGGCGGCCGACCGCGTGCTGCCGGCTTTGCCGGCGCGCATTTCGGCGTCGGCCGAAGAACTGCTGCGCGGCATGGGCATCGACGTGCTGAAGTCGGAGCGCGTCAGCGAGGTGCGCCATGACGGACTGGCCACTGCCAGCGGCCATTTCATCCGCGGCGACCTGATGGTGTGGGCGGCCGGCATCAAGGCGCCCAACATGCTGTCCGGCTTCGGCGGGCTGGAGTCGAACCGCATCAACCAGCTGGTGGTGGATGATCACCTGGTCACCACGCACGATCCGGACATCTACGCCTTCGGCGACTGCGCGGCCTGTCAGTGGCTGGGCGGTGAGGGCACGATTCCGCCGCGCGCCCAGGCGGCGCACCAGCAGGCCAGCTATCTGGTGAAGATTTTCGCCATGCGGCTCGAAGGCAAGGGCGACCCCGGCCCCTTCCGCTACAAGGATTTCGGCTCGCTGGTGTCGCTCGGCAAGAGCGGCGCAACCGGCAACCTGATGGGTGGTGTGGTCGGCGGTAGCATGTTCATCGAAGGTCTGGTCGCGCGCATGATGTACCGCTCGCTGTACCAGATGCACCAGATTGCACTGCACGGCTGGATCAAGAGCTCGCTCGACGCGGTGGCCCGCTTCATCAAGCAGAGCACCGAGCCGCACGTGAAGCTGCACTAG
- the hslV gene encoding ATP-dependent protease subunit HslV: protein MEQYHGTTILSVRRPGQVALGGDGQVTLGNIVVKATARKVRRLYQGRILAGFAGGTADAFTLFERFESKLEKHQGNLLRSAVELAKDWRTDRMLRRLEAMLAVADRESSLIITGNGDVLEPEGGIVAIGSGGAYAQSAARALVENTELSARDVVSKSLGIAGDLCIYTNQSHTIESIEW, encoded by the coding sequence ATGGAACAGTATCACGGCACCACCATACTTTCGGTGCGTCGCCCGGGTCAGGTCGCCCTCGGTGGCGACGGTCAGGTGACGCTCGGTAACATCGTCGTCAAGGCCACCGCGCGCAAGGTACGGCGGCTTTATCAGGGGCGCATCCTGGCCGGTTTCGCCGGCGGTACAGCCGACGCCTTCACGCTGTTCGAGCGCTTCGAATCCAAGCTGGAGAAGCATCAGGGCAATCTGCTGCGCAGCGCGGTCGAACTGGCCAAGGACTGGCGTACCGACCGCATGCTGCGCCGGCTGGAGGCGATGCTGGCGGTGGCTGACCGCGAGTCTTCGCTGATCATCACCGGCAACGGCGACGTGCTCGAACCCGAGGGCGGCATCGTCGCCATCGGCTCCGGCGGCGCCTACGCCCAGTCGGCGGCCCGTGCGCTGGTCGAGAATACCGAGCTGTCGGCGCGCGACGTGGTGTCGAAGTCGCTCGGCATCGCCGGTGACCTGTGCATCTACACCAACCAGAGTCACACCATAGAGAGCATCGAGTGGTGA
- a CDS encoding class I SAM-dependent rRNA methyltransferase: protein MSATLILAPGRERSVMRRHPWIFAGSVDRLDGRARPGDTVLVQAANGCALGRAAFSPASQIRARMWTFGDESIDDAFFRRTVARAVEQRRDLPELAGEFGPRGGVRLLHGESDGLPGVIADRYADVIVLQITSAGGEKWRATIADALVRATGIARVYERSDSDVRALEGLEPRSGWLIGDGDAPFPVIAEPGVTGDVNIEIDVASGHKTGFYLDQRENRRLCGALAAGRRVLNCFCYTGGFSLHALADGAESVLSIDSSGPALATAQRNVGHNPQIDAARAEWLEADVFQALRTFRAEGRKFDLIVLDPPKFAPSAAHAKSAARAYKDINLLGFRLLAPGGLLMTYSCSGGVDVDFFQKIVADAAADAGVSARVLKRLSAGADHPVGLAFPEGEYLKGLLLRIE from the coding sequence ATGAGTGCCACCCTGATTCTCGCACCGGGCCGCGAGCGCTCGGTCATGCGCCGCCACCCGTGGATATTCGCCGGTTCGGTCGACCGTCTCGACGGTCGCGCCCGGCCGGGCGACACCGTGCTGGTGCAGGCTGCCAATGGGTGTGCGCTCGGCCGCGCCGCGTTCTCGCCGGCGTCGCAGATACGCGCCCGCATGTGGACCTTCGGTGACGAATCGATCGACGACGCCTTCTTCCGCCGCACCGTCGCGCGCGCGGTCGAGCAGCGGCGAGACCTGCCGGAACTGGCGGGCGAATTCGGTCCGCGCGGCGGTGTGCGCCTGCTGCACGGCGAGTCCGACGGCCTGCCCGGCGTCATCGCCGACCGCTACGCCGACGTGATCGTGCTGCAGATCACCAGCGCCGGTGGCGAGAAGTGGCGCGCCACCATCGCCGACGCGCTGGTGCGCGCGACCGGCATCGCACGCGTCTATGAGCGCTCCGATTCGGACGTGCGCGCGCTCGAAGGTCTGGAGCCGCGCAGCGGCTGGCTGATCGGCGACGGAGATGCGCCTTTCCCGGTGATTGCCGAACCGGGCGTGACCGGCGACGTGAACATCGAAATCGACGTGGCCAGCGGCCACAAGACCGGCTTCTATCTCGACCAGCGCGAAAACCGACGGCTGTGCGGCGCGCTGGCCGCCGGTCGCCGCGTGCTGAACTGCTTCTGCTACACCGGCGGCTTTTCGCTGCACGCGCTGGCCGACGGTGCCGAATCGGTGCTGTCCATCGATTCCTCCGGCCCGGCGCTGGCGACCGCGCAGCGCAATGTCGGCCACAACCCGCAGATCGACGCCGCGCGCGCCGAATGGCTGGAGGCGGACGTGTTCCAGGCGCTGCGCACCTTCCGTGCCGAAGGCCGCAAGTTCGACCTGATCGTGCTCGACCCGCCGAAATTCGCGCCGTCGGCCGCGCATGCGAAGTCGGCCGCGCGCGCCTACAAGGACATCAATCTGCTCGGTTTCCGGCTGCTGGCGCCGGGCGGCCTGCTGATGACCTATTCCTGTTCGGGCGGTGTCGATGTCGACTTCTTCCAGAAGATCGTCGCCGACGCGGCAGCCGACGCCGGCGTGTCGGCGCGCGTGCTGAAGCGCCTGTCAGCCGGGGCGGATCACCCGGTGGGGCTGGCTTTTCCCGAGGGCGAGTACCTGAAGGGGCTGCTGCTCAGGATCGAGTGA
- the dksA gene encoding RNA polymerase-binding protein DksA, translated as MATKNASKADKPLTEADILKMPEKDYMNEAQLAFFRDLLARMRDDILRKADETVEHMREVDNVSDPADRATVEEEHTLELRTRDRERKLLKKIEQAIDRIDAGEYGYCDETGEPIGIGRLLARPTATLTIEAQERRERLQKLYGD; from the coding sequence ATGGCCACCAAGAACGCCAGCAAGGCCGACAAGCCGCTGACCGAAGCCGACATCCTGAAGATGCCGGAAAAGGACTACATGAACGAGGCGCAGCTCGCCTTCTTCCGCGACCTGCTCGCCCGCATGCGCGACGACATCCTGCGCAAGGCCGATGAAACCGTGGAGCACATGCGCGAGGTCGACAACGTGTCCGACCCCGCCGACCGCGCCACGGTTGAAGAGGAACACACGCTGGAACTGCGCACGCGCGACCGCGAGCGCAAGCTGCTGAAGAAGATCGAACAGGCGATCGACCGCATCGATGCCGGCGAATACGGCTATTGCGACGAAACCGGCGAGCCGATCGGCATCGGCCGCCTGCTCGCCCGTCCGACCGCGACGCTGACCATCGAGGCGCAGGAGCGCCGCGAACGTCTGCAGAAGCTTTACGGCGACTGA